In the Ficedula albicollis isolate OC2 chromosome 22, FicAlb1.5, whole genome shotgun sequence genome, one interval contains:
- the GKN2 gene encoding gastrokine-2 — translation MKRFTAVLICLGVFWAQTSALNTFVLRDPVSNYVTGTMTIHNEEHIVDVHVRSGVYSSDTIFDYTHGYIATRLFSRNACFIMKIKKEFIPELREIGHLAFERETMKDVYSPNNVWAQFQPGNSRLGNFKDWILYGKHIENLCTGLPLYQLVATEPTMNVDGCASAGIPSILGLKICQELIATGS, via the exons atgaagagattt ACTGCAGTCCTCATTTGCCTGGGAGTCTTTTGGGCTCAGACTTCTGCATTGAAC ACCTTCGTCCTGCGAGATCCTGTCAGCAACTATGTCACTGGGACCATGACCATCCACAATGAGGAGCACATCGTTGATGTCCACGTCCGCTCTGGCGTCTACTCCTCTGACACCATCTTTGACTACACACAC GGGTATATTGCAACCAGGTTATTTTCACGAAATGCCTGCTTTatcatgaaaataaagaaggaatttATCCCAGAGCTGCGCGAGATTGGACATCTGGCTTTTGAGAGAGAG ACCATGAAGGATGTATACTCTCCAAATAATGTGTGGGCCCAGTTCCAACCTGGCAATTCCAGGCTGGGGAATTTTAAAGACTGGATTCTCTATGGAAAGCACATTGAAAATCTCTGCACGGGGCTGCCTCTCTACCAGCTGGTGGCCACTGAAC CAACAATGAATGTTGatggctgtgccagtgctgggattCCAAGCATTTTGGGCCTTAAAATCTGTCAAGAACTCATTGCAACTGGATCTTGA
- the BMP10 gene encoding bone morphogenetic protein 10 isoform X2, whose protein sequence is MDSVLLQLWAVLSLLVHLAACSPILSLEHSSLEEDVPLFDEILSEQDGVDFNTLLQNMKNEFLKTLNLSDIPLHESAKVDPPEYMLELYNRFATDRTSMPSANIIRSFKNEDLDSHPVGVPGTRKYPLLFNVSIPHHEEITMAELRLYTLVERDQRLYEGLDRKVTIFEVLDNIHMGAGEERKLVALASRHIYGTSSEWESFEVTEAIRRWRRAGLTTHRLEVHIESREGHEQNGEGKLDIDINSEAKHVPLLVVYSDDQSNDRKEEKEELNEMIDHEQLLELENLEVGNFHDQPGEEALLQMRSNIIYDSTARIRRNAKGNYCKKTPLYIDFKEIGWDSWIIAPAGYEAYECHGVCAYPLTEHVTPTKHAIVKTLVHLKNPQKASKACCVPTKLDPISILYLDAGVVTYKFKYEGMVVSECGCR, encoded by the exons ATGGATtctgtccttctccagctctgggctgtcctCTCCCTCCTGGTTCACCTTGCAGCCTGCAGTCCCATCCTGAGCTTGGAGCACTCTTCCCTGGAGGAAGACGTGCCTCTTTTTGATGAAATCCTCTCTGAGCAAGATGGGGTTGATTTCAACACGCTGCTCCAGAACATGAAAAATGAGTTTTTGAAGACGTTGAACCTCTCTGACATCCCCCTGCACGAGTCGGCCAAGGTGGACCCACCAGAGTACATGCTAGAGCTGTACAACAGGTTTGCCACAGACAGGACATCGATGCCTTCTGCAAACATCATCAGGAGCTTCAAAAACGAAG ACTTGGATTCCCACCCCGTCGGCGTTCCGGGAACTCGGAAATACCCGCTGCTGTTCAACGTTTCCATCCCTCACCACGAGGAGATCAccatggcagagctgaggcTCTACACCCTGGTGGAGCGGGACCAGAGGCTCTACGAGGGGCTCGACAGGAAGGTGACCATTTTCGAGGTGCTGGACAACATCCACatgggggctggggaggagaggaagctGGTGGCCCTGGCCTCCAGGCACATCTACGGCACGAGCAGCGAGTGGGAGAGCTTCGAGGTGACCGAGGCCATCCGGCGCTGGCGCAGGGCAGGGCTGACCACGCACCGGCTGGAGGTTCACATCGAGAGCAGGGAGGGCCACGAGCAGAACGGGGAGGGGAAACTCGACATCGACATCAACTCCGAGGCCAAGCACGTGCCCCTGCTGGTTGTGTACTCTGACGACCAGAGCAATgacaggaaggaggagaaggaagagctgAACGAGATGATAGACCAcgagcagctcctggagctggagaacCTGGAGGTTGGCAATTTCCACGACCAGCCCGGGGAGGAGGCGCTGCTGCAGATGCGCTCCAACATCATCTACGACTCCACCGCCCGCATCCGCAGGAACGCCAAGGGCAACTACTGCAAAAAGACCCCGCTCTACATCGACTTCAAGGAGATTGGCTGGGACTCCTGGATCATCGCCCCGGCGGGGTACGAAGCCTACGAGTGCCACGGGGTGTGCGCCTACCCCTTGACGGAGCACGTCACGCCAACCAAACACGCCATTGTCAAGACTTTGGTTCACCTGAAGAACCCCCAGAAAGCCTCCAAGGCCTGCTGCGTGCCCACCAAACTCGaccccatctccatcctctACCTGGATGCAGGGGTGGTCACCTACAAGTTCAAGTACGAGGGCATGGTGGTGTCAGAGTGTGGCTGCAGATAG